One stretch of Amycolatopsis sp. NBC_00345 DNA includes these proteins:
- a CDS encoding lysine N(6)-hydroxylase/L-ornithine N(5)-oxygenase family protein yields MSRAVVGGQVPVYDVVGVGFGPSNLALAIALTEHNASGADTVTAHFLERQAGFGWHRGMLIDNATMQVSFLKDLATMRNPTSEFSFLNYLHAKGRLVDFINHKNLFPLRIEFHDYFEWAAAKVDDLVSYGTEVLSVKPVLDGDEVVYFDVVARSGGETTELRARNLVLGTGLRPNLPAGITAGERIWHNSGLLHRVEGLREADPRRFVVVGAGQSAAEVAALLHDQFPRAEVCAVFSRYGYSPADDSSFANRIFDPEAVDQFYAASEPVKERLMRYHGATNYSAVDLDLIDELYRRVYREKVLGVERLRLLNVSRPVEVTDHGTHVRATVESLTTGERTELDADAVVYATGYLPADPTPLLGDLAAGCLRDGEGRLRVERDYRITTDATVRGGLYLQGGTEHTHGITSSLLSNTAVRVGEILASIVDRRAAVADRPEYAVSGTR; encoded by the coding sequence ATGTCACGAGCAGTGGTCGGTGGCCAGGTGCCGGTTTACGACGTGGTCGGGGTGGGCTTCGGCCCGTCGAACCTGGCCCTCGCGATCGCCCTGACCGAGCACAACGCGAGTGGCGCGGACACGGTGACCGCGCACTTCCTGGAGCGGCAGGCGGGTTTCGGCTGGCACCGCGGGATGTTGATCGACAACGCGACTATGCAGGTCTCCTTCCTCAAGGACCTGGCGACGATGCGCAACCCGACCAGTGAGTTCAGCTTCCTGAACTACCTGCACGCCAAGGGCAGGCTGGTCGACTTCATCAACCACAAGAACCTGTTCCCGCTGCGCATCGAGTTCCACGACTACTTCGAGTGGGCCGCGGCGAAGGTGGACGACCTGGTCTCCTACGGCACCGAGGTGCTGTCGGTGAAGCCGGTGCTCGACGGCGACGAGGTCGTGTACTTCGACGTGGTCGCCCGCTCCGGCGGCGAGACGACGGAGCTGCGCGCGCGGAACCTGGTGCTGGGCACCGGCCTGCGGCCGAACCTGCCCGCGGGGATCACCGCGGGTGAGCGGATCTGGCACAACAGCGGGCTGCTGCACCGTGTCGAAGGCCTGCGCGAGGCCGACCCCCGCCGGTTCGTGGTGGTCGGCGCCGGGCAGAGCGCGGCCGAGGTCGCGGCGCTGCTGCACGACCAGTTCCCGCGCGCCGAGGTGTGCGCGGTCTTCTCGCGTTACGGCTACAGCCCGGCCGACGACAGCTCGTTCGCCAACCGGATCTTCGATCCCGAGGCGGTGGACCAGTTCTACGCGGCGAGCGAGCCGGTCAAGGAGCGCCTGATGCGCTACCACGGCGCGACCAACTACTCCGCGGTCGACCTCGACCTGATCGACGAGCTGTACCGGCGCGTCTACCGCGAAAAGGTGCTGGGCGTCGAACGGCTGCGGCTGCTCAACGTCTCGCGTCCGGTGGAGGTGACCGACCACGGCACGCACGTGCGCGCGACGGTCGAGTCGCTGACCACGGGCGAGCGCACGGAGCTGGACGCCGACGCCGTCGTGTACGCCACGGGTTACCTGCCCGCCGACCCGACGCCGCTGCTCGGCGACCTGGCTGCCGGCTGCCTGCGCGACGGCGAGGGCCGGCTGCGCGTCGAGCGCGACTACCGGATCACCACCGACGCCACCGTGCGCGGCGGGCTGTACCTGCAGGGCGGTACTGAGCACACGCACGGCATCACGTCTTCGCTGCTGTCGAACACGGCCGTGCGCGTCGGCGAGATCCTGGCGTCCATTGTGGACCGCCGGGCGGCGGTGGCCGACCGGCCCGAGTACGCGGTGAGCGGCACCCGCTGA